The following are encoded together in the Proteiniphilum saccharofermentans genome:
- the infB gene encoding translation initiation factor IF-2, with amino-acid sequence MPVRLIKVSKNLNVGINTLVEFLHKKGIEIEANPNAKIEDEQYDILIAEFGKDKNIRKEATITREKLHRRDEKRETVAIEGYELPEQQIPRKKVEKEAIETEIPDELKPHFNVVGSIDLDNLHKRKSEPKNEEPAKEDKEEIVAPDTPEVEAQPEPELEKPDSVKEVAAEETPIEQVPYEEVTSPQVEEKPEEETKKSPKEKTEEQVEEKKEEIVHQVEAEKTKPEEIKREEPKEEAVTAPEPVSVPEAADAEPYRNESEAETEEKTDEAKSDSVFRLHNNKLESNIVVKGSIDLDSINDRTRPPRKSRAQRKKERLEREQKALDNKKLKEEKVKQLKKEAIDEKKKQPDTSEGDTDSGKKKRKRIRSGQVNIDKPVTYNQGSKSNNKKLSLRKPLKAEVSEEDVQKQIKETLARLTEKRGKKAGAKYRREKREASAQKQQEELKQQEKASRILQLTEFVTANDLANMMNVPVTNVISTCMSLGVMVAINQRLDAETINIVAEEYGFKTQYVSADVIEAIADQEDAPEDLIPRPPIVTVMGHVDHGKTSLLDRIRSTNVIAGEAGGITQHIGAYNVQLSDGRKITFLDTPGHEAFTAMRARGAKVTDVAIIIVAADDNVMPQTVEAINHAGAAGVPIVFAINKIDKPGANPEKIKEKLAEMNYLVEDWGGKYQSQDISAKSGIGIHELLEKVLLEADLLELKANPDRRATGSIIESSLDKGRGYMATVLVENGTLRQGDIVLAGSYFGRVKAMFNERNQRIEEAGPSEPALILGLNGAPQAGDTFNVMETEQEARSIANRREQLQREQSLRTQKMLTLDDIGRRIAIGSFQQLNIIVKGDVDGSVEALSDSLIRLSTEEIQVNVIHKAAGQISESDVSLAAVSDAIIIGFQVRPSLGARKEAEKEGVDIRLYSIIYDAIEEVKAAMEGMLSPDIKEEITGNVEVLEVFKISKVGTVAGCMVRDGKIKRSSRIRLIRDGIVIFTGELESLKRFKEDVKEVTSGYECGVTIRNFNDIKVGDVVEAYEETEVKKRL; translated from the coding sequence ATGCCTGTAAGACTAATAAAAGTATCAAAAAATTTAAATGTAGGAATCAACACCCTTGTTGAATTTCTGCACAAGAAAGGTATTGAAATAGAAGCAAATCCCAACGCAAAAATTGAGGATGAACAGTATGATATACTGATTGCCGAATTCGGGAAAGACAAAAATATACGGAAAGAAGCGACTATCACCCGCGAAAAATTGCATCGTCGTGACGAAAAGCGGGAGACTGTCGCCATAGAAGGATATGAACTTCCGGAACAGCAAATTCCCAGGAAAAAAGTGGAAAAAGAAGCTATCGAGACAGAGATCCCGGACGAATTGAAACCTCATTTCAATGTCGTAGGCAGTATTGATCTGGACAACCTTCATAAAAGGAAAAGCGAACCGAAGAACGAAGAGCCGGCAAAAGAAGATAAGGAAGAGATTGTTGCTCCCGATACTCCGGAAGTAGAAGCACAGCCCGAACCGGAACTAGAAAAACCGGATTCCGTAAAAGAGGTGGCTGCAGAGGAGACTCCTATTGAACAAGTCCCCTATGAAGAGGTAACTTCGCCTCAGGTTGAAGAAAAACCCGAAGAGGAAACGAAGAAGAGTCCAAAAGAGAAAACAGAGGAACAGGTCGAAGAGAAAAAGGAAGAGATAGTACATCAGGTTGAGGCGGAAAAAACTAAACCGGAAGAAATAAAAAGGGAGGAACCGAAGGAGGAAGCGGTAACAGCACCGGAACCAGTATCTGTACCTGAAGCGGCGGATGCAGAACCATACAGGAATGAATCTGAAGCGGAAACGGAAGAAAAAACCGATGAAGCTAAGTCCGACTCAGTATTCCGGTTACACAACAACAAGCTGGAATCCAATATTGTGGTAAAAGGGTCTATAGATCTGGATTCTATCAATGATCGTACCCGCCCCCCCAGAAAGTCGAGGGCACAGCGCAAGAAAGAACGCCTTGAACGTGAACAGAAAGCGCTTGACAACAAAAAGCTGAAAGAAGAAAAAGTAAAACAACTGAAGAAAGAGGCTATTGATGAAAAGAAAAAACAGCCTGACACTTCAGAGGGAGATACCGACAGCGGGAAAAAGAAAAGAAAACGGATACGTTCCGGACAGGTGAATATTGATAAACCGGTTACCTACAATCAGGGGTCCAAGAGCAATAACAAAAAATTGTCGCTCAGAAAACCACTTAAGGCTGAAGTCAGTGAAGAAGATGTACAAAAACAGATAAAAGAGACACTTGCGCGCCTCACAGAAAAGAGAGGTAAAAAAGCCGGAGCGAAGTATCGTCGTGAAAAGCGTGAAGCCAGCGCCCAAAAGCAGCAAGAGGAACTCAAACAGCAGGAAAAGGCAAGCCGCATATTGCAGTTGACCGAGTTTGTTACGGCAAACGACCTGGCCAATATGATGAACGTTCCTGTAACCAATGTTATTTCCACTTGTATGAGTCTGGGTGTAATGGTGGCGATCAATCAGCGCCTCGATGCCGAGACCATCAATATTGTGGCGGAAGAATACGGTTTCAAGACCCAGTATGTGAGTGCCGACGTAATTGAAGCAATTGCTGATCAGGAAGATGCACCCGAAGACCTGATTCCGCGCCCACCTATTGTCACGGTGATGGGGCACGTAGACCACGGGAAAACTTCACTGCTCGACAGGATCCGCAGCACCAATGTGATTGCGGGTGAAGCCGGCGGTATCACGCAACATATCGGAGCATATAACGTACAGTTGTCCGACGGACGCAAGATCACCTTCCTCGATACACCGGGGCACGAAGCCTTTACCGCCATGCGTGCACGTGGTGCTAAGGTGACTGACGTGGCAATTATCATCGTAGCGGCCGACGACAATGTGATGCCGCAGACAGTAGAAGCGATCAACCATGCAGGCGCAGCCGGCGTACCGATTGTATTCGCCATTAACAAGATCGATAAACCGGGGGCAAATCCTGAAAAGATAAAAGAGAAACTGGCCGAAATGAACTATCTTGTGGAAGATTGGGGAGGAAAATACCAATCGCAGGATATATCGGCAAAAAGCGGTATTGGTATCCATGAACTACTGGAAAAAGTATTGCTTGAGGCAGACCTGTTGGAGCTGAAAGCCAACCCGGATCGGAGAGCTACCGGATCCATCATTGAATCGTCACTCGATAAGGGAAGAGGTTATATGGCCACCGTATTGGTAGAAAACGGGACGCTCAGACAGGGTGATATCGTATTGGCAGGTTCTTATTTCGGCCGTGTGAAAGCTATGTTCAACGAGCGTAATCAACGTATTGAAGAGGCTGGCCCATCAGAACCGGCATTGATACTCGGTTTGAATGGAGCGCCTCAAGCCGGTGACACATTCAATGTAATGGAGACCGAACAGGAGGCACGCTCAATTGCCAACCGCCGTGAACAGTTGCAGCGTGAACAGTCATTGCGTACGCAGAAAATGCTTACTCTCGACGATATCGGGCGCCGCATCGCTATCGGCAGCTTCCAACAATTGAACATCATCGTGAAGGGGGACGTGGACGGATCAGTAGAAGCACTCTCCGACTCATTGATACGTCTCTCCACAGAAGAGATCCAAGTGAATGTGATCCACAAGGCAGCAGGGCAAATTTCAGAATCGGATGTGAGCCTGGCTGCGGTCTCCGATGCCATTATTATCGGCTTCCAGGTACGTCCCTCACTCGGAGCACGTAAAGAGGCAGAGAAAGAAGGTGTGGATATCCGCCTCTACTCTATCATCTACGATGCCATAGAAGAGGTCAAAGCGGCTATGGAAGGCATGCTTTCTCC